The following coding sequences lie in one Hippopotamus amphibius kiboko isolate mHipAmp2 chromosome 17, mHipAmp2.hap2, whole genome shotgun sequence genomic window:
- the DNAJC7 gene encoding dnaJ homolog subfamily C member 7 isoform X3, with product MWKLLRGRSSPTPLTSHPSVPLLEAESFKEQGNAYYAKKDYNEAYNYYTKAIDTCPKNASYYGNRAATLMMLGKFREALGDAQQSVRLDDSFVRGHLREGKCHLSLGNAMAACRSFQRALELDHRNAQAQQEFKNANAVIEYEKIAETDFEKRDFRKVVFCMDRALEYAPACHRFKILKAECLAMLGRYPEAQSVASDILRMDSTNADALYVRGLCLYYEDCIEKAVQFFVQALRMAPDHEKACVACRNAKALKAKKEDGNKAFKEGNYKLAYELYTEALGIDPNNIKTNAKLYCNRGTVNSKLRKLDDAIEDCTNAVKLDDTYIKAYLRRAQCYMDTEQYEEAVRDYEKVYQTEKTKEHKQLLKNAQLELKKSKRKDYYKILGVDKNASEDEIKKAYRKRALMHHPDRHSGASAEVQKEEEKKFKEVGEAFTILSDPKKKTRYDSGQDLDEEGMNMGDFDANNIFKAFFGGPGGFSFEASGPGNFFFQFG from the exons ATGTGGAAGTTACTTAGAGGTCGTTCCAG TCCCACGCCTTTGACATCTCATCCTTCAGTCCCTTTGCT gGAAGCAGAATCTTTCAAGGAACAAGGAAATGCATACTATGCCAAGAAAGATTACAATGAAGCTTATAACTATTACACAAAAGCCATAG ATACGTGTCCTAAAAATGCTAGCTATTATGGGAATCGAGCCGCCACCTTGATGATGCTTGGAAAGTTCCGGGAAGCTCTTGGAGACGCACAGCAGTCAGTGAGGTTGGATGACAGTTTCGTCCGG GGACATCTACGGGAGGGCAAATGCCACCTATCTCTAGGGAATGCCATGGCAGCATGTCGTAGTTTCCAGAGAGCCCTAGAACTGGATCACAGAAACGCTCAGGCACAGCAGGAG TTCAAGAATGCTAATGCAGTCATAGAATATGAGAAAATAGCAGAAACGGATTTTGAGAAGCGGGATTTTCGGAAG GTTGTTTTCTGCATGGACCGTGCCCTAGAATATGCCCCTGCCTGCCATCGCTTCAAAATCCTCAAAGCAGAATGTTTAGCAATGCTGGGTCGTTATCCAGAAGCACAGTCTGTGGCCAG TGACATTTTACGAATGGATTCCACCAATGCCGACGCTCTGTATGTACGAGGTCTTTGCCTTTATTATGAAGATTGTATTGAGAAGGCGGTTCAGTTTTTTGTACAAGCTCTCAGGATGGCTCCTGACCATGAGAAAGCCTGCGTTGCTTGCCGA AATGCCAAAGCActtaaagcaaagaaagaagatgggaataaagcatttaaagaaggaaattacaagCTAGCATATGAACTGTACACAGAAGCCCTGGGGATAGACCccaataatataaaaacaaatgctaAACTCTACTGTAATCGGGGTACGGTTAATTCCAAG CTTAGGAAACTAGATGATGCAATAGAAGACTGCACAAACGCAGTGAAGCTCGATGACACTTATATAAAAGCCTACTTGAGAAGAGCTCAGTG TTACATGGACACAGAACAGTATGAAGAAGCAGTACGGGACTATGAAAAAGTATATCAGACGGAGAAAACAAAAG AACACAAACAGCTCCTAAAAAATGCACAGCTGGAACTGAAGAAGAGTAAGAGGAAAGATTACTACAAGATTCTTGGAGTAGACAAGAATGCCTCTGAGGACGAGATCAAGAAAGCTTATCGGAAACGGGCCTTGATGCACCATCCAG ATCGGCACAGTGGAGCCAGTGCCGAAgttcagaaggaggaggagaaaaagttCAAGGAAGTCGGAGAAGCTTTTACCATTCTCTCTGATCCCAAGAAAAAGACTCGCTATGACAGTGGACAAGACCTGGATGAAGAGGGCATGAATATGGGTG ATTTTGATGCAAACAATATCTTCAAGGCATTCTTTGGCGGTCCTGGGGGCTTCAGCTTTGAAG CATCTGGTCcaggaaatttcttttttcaatttggcTAA
- the DNAJC7 gene encoding dnaJ homolog subfamily C member 7 isoform X6, with the protein MMLGKFREALGDAQQSVRLDDSFVRGHLREGKCHLSLGNAMAACRSFQRALELDHRNAQAQQEFKNANAVIEYEKIAETDFEKRDFRKVVFCMDRALEYAPACHRFKILKAECLAMLGRYPEAQSVASDILRMDSTNADALYVRGLCLYYEDCIEKAVQFFVQALRMAPDHEKACVACRNAKALKAKKEDGNKAFKEGNYKLAYELYTEALGIDPNNIKTNAKLYCNRGTVNSKLRKLDDAIEDCTNAVKLDDTYIKAYLRRAQCYMDTEQYEEAVRDYEKVYQTEKTKEHKQLLKNAQLELKKSKRKDYYKILGVDKNASEDEIKKAYRKRALMHHPDRHSGASAEVQKEEEKKFKEVGEAFTILSDPKKKTRYDSGQDLDEEGMNMGDFDANNIFKAFFGGPGGFSFEASGPGNFFFQFG; encoded by the exons ATGATGCTTGGAAAGTTCCGGGAAGCTCTTGGAGACGCACAGCAGTCAGTGAGGTTGGATGACAGTTTCGTCCGG GGACATCTACGGGAGGGCAAATGCCACCTATCTCTAGGGAATGCCATGGCAGCATGTCGTAGTTTCCAGAGAGCCCTAGAACTGGATCACAGAAACGCTCAGGCACAGCAGGAG TTCAAGAATGCTAATGCAGTCATAGAATATGAGAAAATAGCAGAAACGGATTTTGAGAAGCGGGATTTTCGGAAG GTTGTTTTCTGCATGGACCGTGCCCTAGAATATGCCCCTGCCTGCCATCGCTTCAAAATCCTCAAAGCAGAATGTTTAGCAATGCTGGGTCGTTATCCAGAAGCACAGTCTGTGGCCAG TGACATTTTACGAATGGATTCCACCAATGCCGACGCTCTGTATGTACGAGGTCTTTGCCTTTATTATGAAGATTGTATTGAGAAGGCGGTTCAGTTTTTTGTACAAGCTCTCAGGATGGCTCCTGACCATGAGAAAGCCTGCGTTGCTTGCCGA AATGCCAAAGCActtaaagcaaagaaagaagatgggaataaagcatttaaagaaggaaattacaagCTAGCATATGAACTGTACACAGAAGCCCTGGGGATAGACCccaataatataaaaacaaatgctaAACTCTACTGTAATCGGGGTACGGTTAATTCCAAG CTTAGGAAACTAGATGATGCAATAGAAGACTGCACAAACGCAGTGAAGCTCGATGACACTTATATAAAAGCCTACTTGAGAAGAGCTCAGTG TTACATGGACACAGAACAGTATGAAGAAGCAGTACGGGACTATGAAAAAGTATATCAGACGGAGAAAACAAAAG AACACAAACAGCTCCTAAAAAATGCACAGCTGGAACTGAAGAAGAGTAAGAGGAAAGATTACTACAAGATTCTTGGAGTAGACAAGAATGCCTCTGAGGACGAGATCAAGAAAGCTTATCGGAAACGGGCCTTGATGCACCATCCAG ATCGGCACAGTGGAGCCAGTGCCGAAgttcagaaggaggaggagaaaaagttCAAGGAAGTCGGAGAAGCTTTTACCATTCTCTCTGATCCCAAGAAAAAGACTCGCTATGACAGTGGACAAGACCTGGATGAAGAGGGCATGAATATGGGTG ATTTTGATGCAAACAATATCTTCAAGGCATTCTTTGGCGGTCCTGGGGGCTTCAGCTTTGAAG CATCTGGTCcaggaaatttcttttttcaatttggcTAA
- the DNAJC7 gene encoding dnaJ homolog subfamily C member 7 isoform X2, translating into MAAAAECDVVMAATEPELQDDEEAKREAESFKEQGNAYYAKKDYNEAYNYYTKAIDTCPKNASYYGNRAATLMMLGKFREALGDAQQSVRLDDSFVRGHLREGKCHLSLGNAMAACRSFQRALELDHRNAQAQQEFKNANAVIEYEKIAETDFEKRDFRKVVFCMDRALEYAPACHRFKILKAECLAMLGRYPEAQSVASDILRMDSTNADALYVRGLCLYYEDCIEKAVQFFVQALRMAPDHEKACVACRNAKALKAKKEDGNKAFKEGNYKLAYELYTEALGIDPNNIKTNAKLYCNRGTVNSKLRKLDDAIEDCTNAVKLDDTYIKAYLRRAQCYMDTEQYEEAVRDYEKVYQTEKTKEHKQLLKNAQLELKKSKRKDYYKILGVDKNASEDEIKKAYRKRALMHHPDRHSGASAEVQKEEEKKFKEVGEAFTILSDPKKKTRYDSGQDLDEEGMNMGDFDANNIFKAFFGGPGGFSFEASGPGNFFFQFG; encoded by the exons ATGGCGGCTGCCGCGGAGTGCGATGTGGTAATGGCGGCGACCGAGCCAGAGCTGCAAGACGACGAGGAAGCGAAGAG gGAAGCAGAATCTTTCAAGGAACAAGGAAATGCATACTATGCCAAGAAAGATTACAATGAAGCTTATAACTATTACACAAAAGCCATAG ATACGTGTCCTAAAAATGCTAGCTATTATGGGAATCGAGCCGCCACCTTGATGATGCTTGGAAAGTTCCGGGAAGCTCTTGGAGACGCACAGCAGTCAGTGAGGTTGGATGACAGTTTCGTCCGG GGACATCTACGGGAGGGCAAATGCCACCTATCTCTAGGGAATGCCATGGCAGCATGTCGTAGTTTCCAGAGAGCCCTAGAACTGGATCACAGAAACGCTCAGGCACAGCAGGAG TTCAAGAATGCTAATGCAGTCATAGAATATGAGAAAATAGCAGAAACGGATTTTGAGAAGCGGGATTTTCGGAAG GTTGTTTTCTGCATGGACCGTGCCCTAGAATATGCCCCTGCCTGCCATCGCTTCAAAATCCTCAAAGCAGAATGTTTAGCAATGCTGGGTCGTTATCCAGAAGCACAGTCTGTGGCCAG TGACATTTTACGAATGGATTCCACCAATGCCGACGCTCTGTATGTACGAGGTCTTTGCCTTTATTATGAAGATTGTATTGAGAAGGCGGTTCAGTTTTTTGTACAAGCTCTCAGGATGGCTCCTGACCATGAGAAAGCCTGCGTTGCTTGCCGA AATGCCAAAGCActtaaagcaaagaaagaagatgggaataaagcatttaaagaaggaaattacaagCTAGCATATGAACTGTACACAGAAGCCCTGGGGATAGACCccaataatataaaaacaaatgctaAACTCTACTGTAATCGGGGTACGGTTAATTCCAAG CTTAGGAAACTAGATGATGCAATAGAAGACTGCACAAACGCAGTGAAGCTCGATGACACTTATATAAAAGCCTACTTGAGAAGAGCTCAGTG TTACATGGACACAGAACAGTATGAAGAAGCAGTACGGGACTATGAAAAAGTATATCAGACGGAGAAAACAAAAG AACACAAACAGCTCCTAAAAAATGCACAGCTGGAACTGAAGAAGAGTAAGAGGAAAGATTACTACAAGATTCTTGGAGTAGACAAGAATGCCTCTGAGGACGAGATCAAGAAAGCTTATCGGAAACGGGCCTTGATGCACCATCCAG ATCGGCACAGTGGAGCCAGTGCCGAAgttcagaaggaggaggagaaaaagttCAAGGAAGTCGGAGAAGCTTTTACCATTCTCTCTGATCCCAAGAAAAAGACTCGCTATGACAGTGGACAAGACCTGGATGAAGAGGGCATGAATATGGGTG ATTTTGATGCAAACAATATCTTCAAGGCATTCTTTGGCGGTCCTGGGGGCTTCAGCTTTGAAG CATCTGGTCcaggaaatttcttttttcaatttggcTAA
- the DNAJC7 gene encoding dnaJ homolog subfamily C member 7 isoform X4, with translation MAAAAECDVVMAATEPELQDDEEAKSPTPLTSHPSVPLLEAESFKEQGNAYYAKKDYNEAYNYYTKAIDTCPKNASYYGNRAATLMMLGKFREALGDAQQSVRLDDSFVRGHLREGKCHLSLGNAMAACRSFQRALELDHRNAQAQQEVVFCMDRALEYAPACHRFKILKAECLAMLGRYPEAQSVASDILRMDSTNADALYVRGLCLYYEDCIEKAVQFFVQALRMAPDHEKACVACRNAKALKAKKEDGNKAFKEGNYKLAYELYTEALGIDPNNIKTNAKLYCNRGTVNSKLRKLDDAIEDCTNAVKLDDTYIKAYLRRAQCYMDTEQYEEAVRDYEKVYQTEKTKEHKQLLKNAQLELKKSKRKDYYKILGVDKNASEDEIKKAYRKRALMHHPDRHSGASAEVQKEEEKKFKEVGEAFTILSDPKKKTRYDSGQDLDEEGMNMGDFDANNIFKAFFGGPGGFSFEASGPGNFFFQFG, from the exons ATGGCGGCTGCCGCGGAGTGCGATGTGGTAATGGCGGCGACCGAGCCAGAGCTGCAAGACGACGAGGAAGCGAAGAG TCCCACGCCTTTGACATCTCATCCTTCAGTCCCTTTGCT gGAAGCAGAATCTTTCAAGGAACAAGGAAATGCATACTATGCCAAGAAAGATTACAATGAAGCTTATAACTATTACACAAAAGCCATAG ATACGTGTCCTAAAAATGCTAGCTATTATGGGAATCGAGCCGCCACCTTGATGATGCTTGGAAAGTTCCGGGAAGCTCTTGGAGACGCACAGCAGTCAGTGAGGTTGGATGACAGTTTCGTCCGG GGACATCTACGGGAGGGCAAATGCCACCTATCTCTAGGGAATGCCATGGCAGCATGTCGTAGTTTCCAGAGAGCCCTAGAACTGGATCACAGAAACGCTCAGGCACAGCAGGAG GTTGTTTTCTGCATGGACCGTGCCCTAGAATATGCCCCTGCCTGCCATCGCTTCAAAATCCTCAAAGCAGAATGTTTAGCAATGCTGGGTCGTTATCCAGAAGCACAGTCTGTGGCCAG TGACATTTTACGAATGGATTCCACCAATGCCGACGCTCTGTATGTACGAGGTCTTTGCCTTTATTATGAAGATTGTATTGAGAAGGCGGTTCAGTTTTTTGTACAAGCTCTCAGGATGGCTCCTGACCATGAGAAAGCCTGCGTTGCTTGCCGA AATGCCAAAGCActtaaagcaaagaaagaagatgggaataaagcatttaaagaaggaaattacaagCTAGCATATGAACTGTACACAGAAGCCCTGGGGATAGACCccaataatataaaaacaaatgctaAACTCTACTGTAATCGGGGTACGGTTAATTCCAAG CTTAGGAAACTAGATGATGCAATAGAAGACTGCACAAACGCAGTGAAGCTCGATGACACTTATATAAAAGCCTACTTGAGAAGAGCTCAGTG TTACATGGACACAGAACAGTATGAAGAAGCAGTACGGGACTATGAAAAAGTATATCAGACGGAGAAAACAAAAG AACACAAACAGCTCCTAAAAAATGCACAGCTGGAACTGAAGAAGAGTAAGAGGAAAGATTACTACAAGATTCTTGGAGTAGACAAGAATGCCTCTGAGGACGAGATCAAGAAAGCTTATCGGAAACGGGCCTTGATGCACCATCCAG ATCGGCACAGTGGAGCCAGTGCCGAAgttcagaaggaggaggagaaaaagttCAAGGAAGTCGGAGAAGCTTTTACCATTCTCTCTGATCCCAAGAAAAAGACTCGCTATGACAGTGGACAAGACCTGGATGAAGAGGGCATGAATATGGGTG ATTTTGATGCAAACAATATCTTCAAGGCATTCTTTGGCGGTCCTGGGGGCTTCAGCTTTGAAG CATCTGGTCcaggaaatttcttttttcaatttggcTAA
- the DNAJC7 gene encoding dnaJ homolog subfamily C member 7 isoform X1 — protein MAAAAECDVVMAATEPELQDDEEAKSPTPLTSHPSVPLLEAESFKEQGNAYYAKKDYNEAYNYYTKAIDTCPKNASYYGNRAATLMMLGKFREALGDAQQSVRLDDSFVRGHLREGKCHLSLGNAMAACRSFQRALELDHRNAQAQQEFKNANAVIEYEKIAETDFEKRDFRKVVFCMDRALEYAPACHRFKILKAECLAMLGRYPEAQSVASDILRMDSTNADALYVRGLCLYYEDCIEKAVQFFVQALRMAPDHEKACVACRNAKALKAKKEDGNKAFKEGNYKLAYELYTEALGIDPNNIKTNAKLYCNRGTVNSKLRKLDDAIEDCTNAVKLDDTYIKAYLRRAQCYMDTEQYEEAVRDYEKVYQTEKTKEHKQLLKNAQLELKKSKRKDYYKILGVDKNASEDEIKKAYRKRALMHHPDRHSGASAEVQKEEEKKFKEVGEAFTILSDPKKKTRYDSGQDLDEEGMNMGDFDANNIFKAFFGGPGGFSFEASGPGNFFFQFG, from the exons ATGGCGGCTGCCGCGGAGTGCGATGTGGTAATGGCGGCGACCGAGCCAGAGCTGCAAGACGACGAGGAAGCGAAGAG TCCCACGCCTTTGACATCTCATCCTTCAGTCCCTTTGCT gGAAGCAGAATCTTTCAAGGAACAAGGAAATGCATACTATGCCAAGAAAGATTACAATGAAGCTTATAACTATTACACAAAAGCCATAG ATACGTGTCCTAAAAATGCTAGCTATTATGGGAATCGAGCCGCCACCTTGATGATGCTTGGAAAGTTCCGGGAAGCTCTTGGAGACGCACAGCAGTCAGTGAGGTTGGATGACAGTTTCGTCCGG GGACATCTACGGGAGGGCAAATGCCACCTATCTCTAGGGAATGCCATGGCAGCATGTCGTAGTTTCCAGAGAGCCCTAGAACTGGATCACAGAAACGCTCAGGCACAGCAGGAG TTCAAGAATGCTAATGCAGTCATAGAATATGAGAAAATAGCAGAAACGGATTTTGAGAAGCGGGATTTTCGGAAG GTTGTTTTCTGCATGGACCGTGCCCTAGAATATGCCCCTGCCTGCCATCGCTTCAAAATCCTCAAAGCAGAATGTTTAGCAATGCTGGGTCGTTATCCAGAAGCACAGTCTGTGGCCAG TGACATTTTACGAATGGATTCCACCAATGCCGACGCTCTGTATGTACGAGGTCTTTGCCTTTATTATGAAGATTGTATTGAGAAGGCGGTTCAGTTTTTTGTACAAGCTCTCAGGATGGCTCCTGACCATGAGAAAGCCTGCGTTGCTTGCCGA AATGCCAAAGCActtaaagcaaagaaagaagatgggaataaagcatttaaagaaggaaattacaagCTAGCATATGAACTGTACACAGAAGCCCTGGGGATAGACCccaataatataaaaacaaatgctaAACTCTACTGTAATCGGGGTACGGTTAATTCCAAG CTTAGGAAACTAGATGATGCAATAGAAGACTGCACAAACGCAGTGAAGCTCGATGACACTTATATAAAAGCCTACTTGAGAAGAGCTCAGTG TTACATGGACACAGAACAGTATGAAGAAGCAGTACGGGACTATGAAAAAGTATATCAGACGGAGAAAACAAAAG AACACAAACAGCTCCTAAAAAATGCACAGCTGGAACTGAAGAAGAGTAAGAGGAAAGATTACTACAAGATTCTTGGAGTAGACAAGAATGCCTCTGAGGACGAGATCAAGAAAGCTTATCGGAAACGGGCCTTGATGCACCATCCAG ATCGGCACAGTGGAGCCAGTGCCGAAgttcagaaggaggaggagaaaaagttCAAGGAAGTCGGAGAAGCTTTTACCATTCTCTCTGATCCCAAGAAAAAGACTCGCTATGACAGTGGACAAGACCTGGATGAAGAGGGCATGAATATGGGTG ATTTTGATGCAAACAATATCTTCAAGGCATTCTTTGGCGGTCCTGGGGGCTTCAGCTTTGAAG CATCTGGTCcaggaaatttcttttttcaatttggcTAA
- the DNAJC7 gene encoding dnaJ homolog subfamily C member 7 isoform X5 has product MWKLLRGRSREAESFKEQGNAYYAKKDYNEAYNYYTKAIDTCPKNASYYGNRAATLMMLGKFREALGDAQQSVRLDDSFVRGHLREGKCHLSLGNAMAACRSFQRALELDHRNAQAQQEFKNANAVIEYEKIAETDFEKRDFRKVVFCMDRALEYAPACHRFKILKAECLAMLGRYPEAQSVASDILRMDSTNADALYVRGLCLYYEDCIEKAVQFFVQALRMAPDHEKACVACRNAKALKAKKEDGNKAFKEGNYKLAYELYTEALGIDPNNIKTNAKLYCNRGTVNSKLRKLDDAIEDCTNAVKLDDTYIKAYLRRAQCYMDTEQYEEAVRDYEKVYQTEKTKEHKQLLKNAQLELKKSKRKDYYKILGVDKNASEDEIKKAYRKRALMHHPDRHSGASAEVQKEEEKKFKEVGEAFTILSDPKKKTRYDSGQDLDEEGMNMGDFDANNIFKAFFGGPGGFSFEASGPGNFFFQFG; this is encoded by the exons ATGTGGAAGTTACTTAGAGGTCGTTCCAG gGAAGCAGAATCTTTCAAGGAACAAGGAAATGCATACTATGCCAAGAAAGATTACAATGAAGCTTATAACTATTACACAAAAGCCATAG ATACGTGTCCTAAAAATGCTAGCTATTATGGGAATCGAGCCGCCACCTTGATGATGCTTGGAAAGTTCCGGGAAGCTCTTGGAGACGCACAGCAGTCAGTGAGGTTGGATGACAGTTTCGTCCGG GGACATCTACGGGAGGGCAAATGCCACCTATCTCTAGGGAATGCCATGGCAGCATGTCGTAGTTTCCAGAGAGCCCTAGAACTGGATCACAGAAACGCTCAGGCACAGCAGGAG TTCAAGAATGCTAATGCAGTCATAGAATATGAGAAAATAGCAGAAACGGATTTTGAGAAGCGGGATTTTCGGAAG GTTGTTTTCTGCATGGACCGTGCCCTAGAATATGCCCCTGCCTGCCATCGCTTCAAAATCCTCAAAGCAGAATGTTTAGCAATGCTGGGTCGTTATCCAGAAGCACAGTCTGTGGCCAG TGACATTTTACGAATGGATTCCACCAATGCCGACGCTCTGTATGTACGAGGTCTTTGCCTTTATTATGAAGATTGTATTGAGAAGGCGGTTCAGTTTTTTGTACAAGCTCTCAGGATGGCTCCTGACCATGAGAAAGCCTGCGTTGCTTGCCGA AATGCCAAAGCActtaaagcaaagaaagaagatgggaataaagcatttaaagaaggaaattacaagCTAGCATATGAACTGTACACAGAAGCCCTGGGGATAGACCccaataatataaaaacaaatgctaAACTCTACTGTAATCGGGGTACGGTTAATTCCAAG CTTAGGAAACTAGATGATGCAATAGAAGACTGCACAAACGCAGTGAAGCTCGATGACACTTATATAAAAGCCTACTTGAGAAGAGCTCAGTG TTACATGGACACAGAACAGTATGAAGAAGCAGTACGGGACTATGAAAAAGTATATCAGACGGAGAAAACAAAAG AACACAAACAGCTCCTAAAAAATGCACAGCTGGAACTGAAGAAGAGTAAGAGGAAAGATTACTACAAGATTCTTGGAGTAGACAAGAATGCCTCTGAGGACGAGATCAAGAAAGCTTATCGGAAACGGGCCTTGATGCACCATCCAG ATCGGCACAGTGGAGCCAGTGCCGAAgttcagaaggaggaggagaaaaagttCAAGGAAGTCGGAGAAGCTTTTACCATTCTCTCTGATCCCAAGAAAAAGACTCGCTATGACAGTGGACAAGACCTGGATGAAGAGGGCATGAATATGGGTG ATTTTGATGCAAACAATATCTTCAAGGCATTCTTTGGCGGTCCTGGGGGCTTCAGCTTTGAAG CATCTGGTCcaggaaatttcttttttcaatttggcTAA
- the NKIRAS2 gene encoding NF-kappa-B inhibitor-interacting Ras-like protein 2, translated as MGKSCKVVVCGQASVGKTSILEQLLYGNHVVGSEMIETQEDIYVGSIETDRGVREQVRFYDTRGLRDGAELPRHCFSCTDGYVLVYSTDSRESFQRVELLKKEIDKSKDKKEVTIVVLGNKCDLQEQRRVDPDVAQHWAKSEKVKLWEVSVADRRSLLEPFVYLASKMTQPQSKSAFPLSRKNKGSGSLDG; from the exons ATGGGGAAGAGCTGCAAGGTGGTCGTGTGTGGCCAGGCTTCTGTGGGCAAAACTTCGATCCTGGAGCAGCTTCTGTATGGAAACCATGTAGTGG GTTCTGAGATGATTGAGACGCAGGAGGACATCTACGTGGGCTCCATCGAGACCGACCGGGGGGTGCGGGAGCAGGTGCGTTTCTACGACACCCGGGGGCTCCGAGATGGGGCCGAGTTGCCCCGGCACTGCTTCTCCTGCACTGACGGCTATGTCCTGGTCTACAGCACGGACAGCCGAGAGTCCTTTCAGCGCGTGGAGCTGCTCAAGAAGGAGATTGACAAATCCAAAGACAAAAAGGAG GTCACCATCGTGGTTCTCGGGAACAAGTGTGACCTGCAGGAGCAGCGGCGTGTAGACCCGGATGTGGCTCAGCATTGGGCCAAGTCGGAGAAGGTGAAGCTGTGGGAGGTGTCGGTGGCTGACCGGCGCTCTCTGCTGGAGCCCTTCGTCTACCTGGCCAGCAAGATGACCCAACCCCAGAGCAAGTCTGCCTTCCCCCTCAGCCGCAAGAACAAGGGCAGTGGCTCCTTGGATGGCTAA